The proteins below come from a single Mycolicibacterium sp. TY81 genomic window:
- a CDS encoding type IV toxin-antitoxin system AbiEi family antitoxin domain-containing protein, whose amino-acid sequence MLDDYLRRHDGVITRAQALTAGISDDAISRRVRSGHWLRCAPGVFFVDDRPFSDAARVRSAVWSCGPAATASGLAAAWWLGVTHYAPETVEVTVPKVSNHRKRDGIRVRRRDLLPQDIVERGGLRVTALPLTVIEAATRRGGGAKLMDTALQRHVELKKLWDAHLRNKGRHGSPAARILLLAAEDGARSQAERLFVKLLRRNKITGWKANCPVAGYKVDVVFPAAKLAIEVDGWAYHSSADDFENDRKRQNAISLLGYQILRFTWLDLTEYPDRVLAEIRNALLFRQAA is encoded by the coding sequence GTGCTTGACGACTACCTTCGCCGCCACGATGGCGTAATCACCCGAGCCCAAGCCTTGACCGCGGGGATCAGCGATGACGCCATCAGCCGCCGAGTCCGCTCCGGCCACTGGCTGCGATGCGCCCCCGGGGTGTTCTTCGTCGACGATCGTCCGTTCAGCGACGCGGCCCGCGTACGCAGTGCAGTCTGGTCCTGCGGCCCGGCGGCCACCGCCAGCGGACTGGCCGCCGCGTGGTGGCTGGGCGTCACGCACTACGCGCCGGAGACGGTGGAAGTCACCGTGCCGAAGGTCAGCAATCACCGCAAGCGTGACGGCATCCGGGTCCGCCGCCGCGACTTGCTGCCACAGGACATCGTCGAACGCGGCGGACTGCGCGTCACCGCACTCCCACTGACCGTCATCGAAGCTGCGACGCGGCGCGGAGGTGGCGCCAAACTCATGGACACTGCGTTGCAGCGACACGTCGAGCTGAAGAAACTCTGGGATGCGCACCTGCGCAACAAAGGACGACACGGATCGCCCGCGGCGCGGATACTGTTGCTGGCCGCCGAGGACGGGGCCCGCTCTCAAGCTGAACGCCTGTTCGTAAAACTATTGCGCCGCAACAAGATCACGGGATGGAAGGCCAACTGTCCCGTTGCCGGATACAAAGTCGACGTCGTGTTTCCGGCAGCAAAACTCGCCATCGAAGTCGACGGCTGGGCCTATCACAGCAGTGCCGACGACTTCGAGAACGACCGGAAGCGGCAGAACGCCATTTCGCTGCTCGGTTATCAGATCTTGCGGTTCACGTGGCTCGACCTGACCGAATATCCGGACCGGGTGCTCGCCGAAATCCGGAATGCCCTGCTGTTCAGGCAGGCCGCCTGA
- a CDS encoding elongation factor G yields the protein MADKTNNPSGAAPSADSPAAIRNVVLVGPSGSGKTTLVEALLLHAGVLTRAGTVLDGTTVCDHEPAEVEQQRSVGLALASLQHGTVKINLLDTPGYADFVGELRAGLRAADCALFVMAANDVVDAATKALWRECADVGMPRAVVVTKLDHARATFAGAVASAQESFGDKVLPLYLPEGDGLVSLLADDATLIEGIIEESEDETLMERYLGGEQIDNAVLVADLERAVARGSFFPVIPVCSTTGTGAAELLDVIARGFPSPPEHVPPQVFTPAGVEKSAPACDPAAPLLAEVVKTTSDPYVGKVSLVRVFSGTIRPDTTVHVSGHFNSFADPAAGCAAHEDHDEDERVGALSFPLGRKQRPAAEVIAGDICAIARLTCAETGDTLSDKASPLVCRPWTMPAPLLPMAIVPHAKTDEDKLSVGLARLSAEDPTLRIEQNPQTHQIVLWCMGEAHSAVVLDALSRRFGVAVDTTELRVPLRETFGGNAKGHGRHVKQSGGHGQFAVCDITVEPLPEGAGFEFVDKVVGGAVPRQFIPSVEKGVRAQMDRGICGYPMVDIRVTLLDGKAHSVDSSDYAFQLAGGLALREAAAAASVNLLEPIDSVHIVVPDEMVGAVMSDLSGRRGRVLGTDTAGDSCTGIDAEIPEIELTRYPIELRSLSHGAGSFTRSFARYEPMPEAVAARVR from the coding sequence ATGGCGGACAAGACGAACAACCCATCCGGCGCCGCGCCCAGCGCGGACAGTCCGGCCGCGATCCGAAATGTGGTCCTGGTCGGGCCATCTGGGTCCGGGAAGACCACCCTCGTCGAGGCACTGCTGCTCCATGCCGGCGTGCTGACGCGGGCCGGGACGGTGCTGGACGGCACCACGGTCTGCGATCACGAACCCGCCGAAGTCGAGCAGCAGCGCTCGGTCGGTTTGGCGCTCGCCTCACTGCAGCACGGGACGGTGAAGATCAATCTGCTCGACACCCCGGGCTACGCCGATTTCGTCGGTGAGCTGCGGGCCGGGCTCCGGGCGGCTGATTGCGCGTTGTTCGTGATGGCCGCCAACGATGTGGTGGACGCCGCCACCAAGGCGTTGTGGCGGGAATGTGCCGACGTCGGGATGCCCCGCGCCGTCGTGGTGACCAAACTCGACCACGCCCGCGCGACGTTCGCCGGTGCGGTGGCGTCCGCACAGGAGTCGTTCGGGGACAAGGTGCTTCCGCTGTACCTGCCCGAGGGGGACGGGCTCGTCTCGCTACTGGCGGACGATGCCACCTTGATCGAGGGCATCATCGAGGAGTCCGAGGACGAGACGCTGATGGAGCGGTACCTGGGCGGCGAACAGATCGACAACGCGGTGCTGGTCGCCGACCTCGAGCGCGCCGTGGCCCGCGGCTCGTTCTTCCCGGTGATCCCGGTGTGCAGCACCACGGGTACCGGAGCTGCCGAACTGCTCGACGTCATCGCCCGCGGGTTCCCTTCTCCCCCAGAGCATGTACCGCCGCAGGTGTTCACCCCGGCCGGTGTGGAGAAGTCCGCGCCCGCCTGCGATCCCGCCGCACCGCTGTTGGCAGAGGTGGTGAAGACGACGTCGGATCCGTACGTCGGCAAGGTCAGTCTGGTCCGGGTGTTCTCCGGCACCATAAGGCCCGACACGACGGTTCACGTGTCGGGCCATTTCAATTCGTTCGCCGATCCCGCCGCCGGATGCGCCGCGCACGAGGACCACGACGAGGACGAGCGCGTCGGCGCACTGTCGTTTCCGCTGGGCCGCAAGCAACGCCCGGCGGCCGAGGTGATCGCCGGTGACATCTGCGCCATCGCCAGGCTGACATGCGCCGAGACCGGGGACACCCTGTCGGACAAGGCTTCCCCGCTGGTGTGCCGGCCGTGGACCATGCCCGCGCCACTGCTCCCCATGGCGATCGTGCCGCATGCCAAGACCGACGAGGACAAGCTGTCGGTGGGGCTGGCCCGGCTGTCCGCCGAGGATCCGACGCTGCGCATCGAGCAGAACCCGCAGACCCACCAGATCGTGTTGTGGTGCATGGGCGAAGCCCATTCCGCGGTGGTCCTGGACGCGCTGTCGCGGCGGTTCGGCGTCGCGGTCGACACCACCGAGTTGCGCGTCCCGCTGCGAGAGACGTTCGGCGGCAACGCGAAGGGCCACGGTCGGCACGTCAAGCAGTCCGGCGGACATGGGCAGTTCGCGGTGTGTGACATCACCGTCGAACCGCTTCCGGAGGGGGCCGGATTCGAGTTCGTCGACAAGGTCGTGGGCGGTGCGGTACCGCGGCAGTTCATCCCGAGCGTGGAGAAAGGCGTTCGCGCCCAGATGGATCGGGGCATCTGCGGATACCCGATGGTCGACATCCGCGTGACCCTGCTGGACGGCAAGGCGCACAGCGTGGACTCGTCGGACTACGCCTTCCAGCTCGCCGGCGGGCTGGCGCTGCGCGAGGCGGCCGCCGCCGCATCGGTGAATCTGCTCGAGCCCATCGACAGCGTCCACATCGTGGTGCCCGACGAAATGGTCGGCGCGGTGATGAGCGACCTGTCCGGACGGCGCGGCCGCGTACTCGGGACCGACACCGCCGGGGATTCCTGCACCGGCATCGACGCCGAGATTCCCGAGATCGAGCTGACCCGGTACCCCATCGAACTGCGGTCGTTGTCCCACGGCGCGGGGTCCTTCACCCGCTCCTTCGCCCGCTACGAACCCATGCCCGAGGCGGTGGCGGCGCGGGTGCGCTGA